CCGCGCGGGCCAGGTCGTCCGGATCGGGCAAGAAGCTCGGCGCTCGGGCCGGGACCGGCACCAGCCGTCCGCCGGCCAGGCCGGTGATCGCGGCGTAGGAGTCGTAGTAGGGCTCGATCACCACCACTTCGTCGCCGGCACCGACGAAGGCCAGCAGGGTGGCGGCCAGGGCCTCGGTAGCGCCGGCCGTGACCAGGACCTCGGTCTCCGGATCCCAGTCCAGCCCGTACCAGTGCCGCTGGTGTTGGGCGATGGCCTGACGCAACACCGGGATGCCACGCCCCGGCGGGTACTGGTTCACTCCGTCCGCGATCGCCTGGCGAGCGGCCTCCTGAACCAGTAGCGGCGGGCCCTCGTCGGGGAAGCCCTGACCGAGGTTGATGGCGCCGTGCTGGACGGCCAACGCCGACATCTTGGCGAAGATGCTGGGGGCCAGGTCACCGTCCGCGCCGAGCAGGCCGGCCGCGCGGGCCGTCCGCTGCCACGGCGCCGCGGGGTCCTGCGGGATGCTCATCGGAGCCTTCGACGAGGCCTGTATGCACGTGCGAACACGCGGTCACACTAACAGCGCATCCTGACCCCGACGCGGTCGTCCACGGCCCCGGGCGCCCGCACCCGCCCCACCTCCAGGTTCGCGCTACCGATCGGAACTCTTGCTGCCGAAATTCCGGCAGCAAGAGTTGCTTTCGGTAGCGAACGCCGAGGGGACGGCGGGACGGGACGGCCTAGCTGACGGCGTCCAGGGCCGCAGCCAGGTCGGCGATCAGGTCGTCGGCGTCCTCCAGGCCGACCGAGAGTCGCAGGTGGCCGTAGCGGCGGAACGGCTCGGGGTAGTGCTCGGTGCCGCCGCGTCCGGACGGCCCGGAGTGGACGATCAGCGACTCGTCGTGTCCCAGCGAGACCGCCGAAGTGATCACTCGCAGCTCGCGGACGAACCGGTTCTGCAGCTCGGAGTCGCCGTCCAGGGCGAAGGCCAGCATGGCGCCGAAGCCTCGTCCGCCGAACTGCCGGACGGCCAGGTCATGCTCGGCGTGCGAGGCCAACCCCGGGTAGGCCACGAAAGCGATCCGCGGGTCGGCGGCCAGGAACTCGGCCACCCGCTGGGCGCTCTCCTGGTGCCGGGCCAGCCGCAGCGGCAGGGTCACCGAGCCGCGCAGGATCAGCCAGGCGTTGAACGGCGAGATCACCGCACCCAGATCGGTGAGCGAGTCCCGGCGCACCTGGGTGACCAGGTCGGACGCCCCGATCACGGCCCCGCCCATGGCGTCCCCGTGGCCGTTGATGTACTTGGTCAGCGAGTGGATCACCAGGTCGGCGCCGTCGGCCAGCGGACGGTACAGCGGCGGCGGCGTGAAGGTGTTGTCGACCACCAGCAGCGCGCCGCCGGCATGTGCGATCTCGGCCAGCGCGGCGATGTCGGCCACCTTGGTGGTCGGGTTGGCCACGGTCTCGACGTGCACCAGCTTGGTGTTGGGACGCATGGCCGACCGCACCTGGTCCAGATCGCTGACGTCGACGAAGGTCGACTCGATCTGGTAGCGCTCGGCCAGTAGTTCGGTGAACAGCCGCCAGACGGCCTCGTAGGTAACGTCGGAGACCACCACGTGGTCGCCGGTCTTCAGCCGGGAGAAGAAGACCGCGTGCAGCGCCCCCACTCCCGAGGCGAAGGTTATGGCGGCGTCCGCGCCCTCGAGGGCGGCCAGCTTGGTCTCC
The nucleotide sequence above comes from Propionicimonas paludicola. Encoded proteins:
- a CDS encoding trans-sulfuration enzyme family protein encodes the protein MVHGRPDKHDPATVGEGTWAVHGGNEPDPGTGALRRPLVMANSYLLPPDPEEMDWSNPEGLVYTRTTGANQLALETKLAALEGADAAITFASGVGALHAVFFSRLKTGDHVVVSDVTYEAVWRLFTELLAERYQIESTFVDVSDLDQVRSAMRPNTKLVHVETVANPTTKVADIAALAEIAHAGGALLVVDNTFTPPPLYRPLADGADLVIHSLTKYINGHGDAMGGAVIGASDLVTQVRRDSLTDLGAVISPFNAWLILRGSVTLPLRLARHQESAQRVAEFLAADPRIAFVAYPGLASHAEHDLAVRQFGGRGFGAMLAFALDGDSELQNRFVRELRVITSAVSLGHDESLIVHSGPSGRGGTEHYPEPFRRYGHLRLSVGLEDADDLIADLAAALDAVS